The region AGATAACGCCAGGACCTTTGCCCTGCTTTTATATAACAGAGCAGGTAATACACCATGATCTCCTGGACAAGCAGCGTGATGGTATCACTTTTGGCTGTAACTGCCATATTCATGATGCCCGGAACCCCTGACAGCAGGGCGGCTAAAAAGATTGCCTGATCCCGTTTCATGTAAATGCGGCCAATTTGGTACCCCAGAAAAAGGACCCCCAAGGACAGCCACAGATTGACCGAGGTTAAAAAGCTGTAGGAGGGAAGCTGGGATAGGGGCAGAGTCAAAACCTCAAATCCTTTGGAATAGGTGTATACGATTCCAATGGTTCCCAGATTTTCATAAATCCCATGGCCGTTATCCAGAATATACCGGGACCTGACACCATACCACAGGCTGTCAAAGTCCACGGCAATGTTCAGTCTTCCAGCCTGAAGGCAAACCATGGTAATAAGAAATGCCAGCAAAAATATCTCCTTTGCCTTAAAAGCCGGAGCGTTTCTCTTTTCTCCGCCTCCCAGGCATGATCTTCCAAAAAAAAGCAGGAGCACGGCACTTACAAGGACGAAGATGGTCAAATACCGGATGGAGCCAATGCCAATGGCAGACATAAGGCAAAAGACGGCCAAAAGAGAAGAGGCACCTGTGAGAAAATCAGAGGCCGGACCATCTTCCCTGGGAAGCTTCCACAGGGATACCCGGAGAAAATGCCCAACGAACAGAATATAGGCCAGATAAAGGCCGGAGACCAGCACCGGAACAAAGGCCATATGGCCCCATAAAAAGACCGCCGCAAGAAGGACTACAACCCCAAGCTTCTGCCAGTTCTTAGGAAAAAGAAGGCCTGACAAACAGAAGGCAGCAAACAGCTTTGCCGTCTCTGCCATCATGGTCTTATATTCCTCCTGGTTCATGATCCACTGAAAAACGTCCTGGTTTAAGATCTGATTCAAAGAATACAGGATCCCTGCCGCCGAAAACAGCATAAACAGCAGGATACCATATCCATGTTTTTGTGATCGCCCCATAAAAACCCCCGAATATCTTTGTTGTATACGTATGTTACAATCGGATACGGCTGCCGTCTGATCCAAAAGAGGGCGAAAGATACCCTTCTTTCAATCTTCCTGTTTAAAATCATTTCGGAATACGCTGTATCCGTTTTCCTTCAAAATGGTCAATGCGGATCTCACCTTTTCCCCGCTGTCCGGCCGGCTGGGCCTGTATTCAAAACCGGCCCGCAGTTCATCATCGGTAGCCGTTTCAAAGCTTAAGGCCAAATCCGCCATTCTTTCAAAGCTGTCCCTGCGATTGGGGGCTTTTTTTATCTCTGTATAGGTGGTGTATCCGTTTCCTGCCAGAAACAGCACACAGGCCATACAGGCCGCAACGGGAAGAAATGCATTCCGCTTCCTCTCCTTTTGCTTTGATATTAAGGCAAAGGTCAGCAGGATCCCAAGGATCCCTGACTGGAATTGGAGGGCATAGCGGGAGCTTAAGCCATAATTTTCCTGAAGGAATATCCATCTGGACAAAAGAATGAGAACGTGGTTCAGCCCTCCTGATACTATAAGGATCACGGGAAGAACCGTTTTCTCATACAAACGGTACCGAAGGTTAATCCACAGGGCAAGGAGATACAGCAGGATCACGAGAAATCCAAGGACCATATAGGGAACATTCGTCCGAAAGATCTTCTCTGCCTGTTCTCCTCCTATGACCATAGAAGAAAAAGACTTAATGAAGAAACGGACGAAAAAACCAGGGGTGTCCCTTAGCTGGACCAGCAGGGGCACCGTGGCCGGAGCCGCATGGTCTTCCACGCCATAGGAATTGCTCCATAAGTAAAGGAGAAGGGAGGTCAGGGTACAAAGGCCGTATCCGGCCCACTGCCTCCCTGAGGCATCCTTTTTTAACAGGAACATCAGGCCGCAGGCGAAAAGGAGTGTCACCGAATAAATGGCACAGTAAGGGCCTGCCACCAGCAGGGTTGTGAAAAACGGAAGAAGGATAAGCTTTGCCTTGTCATGACGTTTCTCCTGACCGCTCCACACCCGGTCCATGACCTCATAATGGTAATAGAAACAGGCAAAGGATAAGAAATGTGCCCAGCCGCTTCCATTGGTCAGCATTTCCCACTTGTTCAGACTGAAAAGCACTGCCGTCAGGATCCCGAACCAGACAAGTGAAACCCTCCTGCGGAGGCAGTAGCATCCCAATGCCAGACCGGATAGTCCCAGGGCCAGTACCCCCAGCACCCGGTCAAACATGATATTGAATCCAAAAAAGGTAATATTTAAGATCCTTCCCAGATAATTAACCGGAATCCTGGTCAGGATATCCGGCACAAAAAATTTGGTTGGATTCCATACGTCAGGCAGATAACTGTTTACAAGGCGGATGTAGTCCGAATAAATCCCGTCACAGGTCGCCGTAAAAATGTACCATAGGCAAAAAACGATCCCCAAAAGGGGCAACAGACCATACAGATACTTTCCCTTCATGTATTTCACCTCTGCCCTCCTTTGTGTTTGCAGTTCAGCCGCCGGGGCCGAAGGAGTCTAGTTTGCAGTTACCGTGGCAACGATGGAAAGATGTTTATCCCCTCTTTGCTCCGCTGCATCTTCATAGTAAAAGTTGCTTTCAAAGGCCAGCTCTGTGACCTGATAGGCCGGTGCGTCGATTTCGGCGGTTACCGTATTGGATTGGATAGGGATCGCGTATTTCTCCCCTCCATTAACGGTCACAGTGACCTGCTCAAGGCCGGTGATGACGCCCGGATAATAGAATTTAAAGCCGATCGTACCTTCTTTCCCTGCCATGATCCGGATTTTGGCACTTTCGTCCAGCCAGCCGTCTTCATAGCAGCCATAGACCGGTTCAAATTTTATGTTACGCACAAAGTCCGTTACATCCTGAAAAGCATTATGAGCCGGATCCTCTCTCAATATCATCATGTTTGGAGTCACCAGTCCGATGTCGTGGATGGAGGAAATAAATGAAACCTCGGTTCCTTCCGCCAGCCGCTTTTTATCAAAGGTCTTGAAAAAGGTTCTGGCAGTGAAATCGCTCATTTCATAGGAATTACCGATGATATAGATCCTTTTCCCAAATATGCCATCCTTATATTTTCCGTAAGTCTCTTCTGCAAGGGAATTATACCGAAGCTGGGAGGACCAGAAATAGAGGTTCTCATATTTTCCCCGGTAAAAGCTTTCCACCGGAACCATGAGAGCGCCGTAAAGGAGGAACAGGCCGCAGTATAAAAGAGGCTTGGCAAGCTGTGTTTTAGCCTCTTCTTTGGGCACTGCCACACCGCACATATAGGCAGCAAACAGCCACGCTGCCGTCATGGAGACATAGATCCACCGGGTCTCCACCCGTATGGTAACACTGGATGAGCCGATGCACAGAGCGATGAATAAAAGGAACAGGCAAATGACTGGGATACGTTTTTTAAGCTGGTCCCGTTCCCTTATGACAGTTATCATAAAAATCACAGTCATCACGAACAGAAGGAGGTCCGCAAATATTACCAGAGCATAGATCCAGTACGGCGATCTCCCCCAGCTCAATCCGTTTAAATGATCAGGACCTGCATTGATCCCAAATAAGTAGAGCAGCTGGCTTACGGCATAGCGGAAGGTATCTGAAAAGCGGAAGGTATCCGCCACATCCGTTCCTCCGGTCCCTGCCGGAGAAATGCTTCCGATGGTAAGGAAGCGGATGGCCTGAACGGCTAAGAACGTCCCGGTGATACTGAGCCAGGGTTTTTTCCGCTTTTCTTTTTTCATGAGAAATGCGGCATAAAACAAGGGTAAAAGCACCATATACCGTTCATGGATGAAGCAGATGGAAAAATACAAAGCAGTGGCAGCCGGCAGGAACCATTTTCTTTCCTCTTCCTCAGTTACATAGCGGTATAGACAGTAGAAAATACCTATGGCAGTCCATAAAGCCATACTTTCCATGAGGCCGTATACCTGGCTGATCTGGTAATAGGACATTCGGGAGAGCAGGTATGAAATTCCGCAGAAAATGCCTATCAGCCATCTTCCGGACAAGCGCTTTCCAAACCGATAGACCGTATAGGCAATACAGCCGTTTAAAAGGATATTAATGGGCACAAACCAGCCAATATGGCTTCCAGTGACCATCAGCTCCAGCCAGGCTGCCAGATAATAAACGAAACGGAACCGGGTGCTCCCCAAAGGGAATACAAATTCACGGAAGGACTGTTCTCCGTAGCAGGACCAAAGGTATAAATCATCCATATAAAGCCCTTTGATCTCAATCCCCCTGTTTATGAAAAAAGCAAAACCAAGCAAAAGTGCGGCTGCGATGATTTCGTCCTTCCACCCGGTTAACCATTGTCTGTCTTTCATCTTTCGCCCCTTTCTTATTTCAATCCACGCATCTCTGCATCAGAGCTGCGGCCATTACAGTTAAAAGAACCGTTCTTCCAGCATCAGGCAGAGAGTATGGTAAATGGGAAGGTGGAGTTCCTGTATCTTAAACGTCTCCGTTTCCGGAGCAACGATAGTCACATCTGCCGCCTTCTTTAATTGTCCTCCATCCTTCCCCGCAAGACCGATGGTCTTCATGCCAATGGCCTTTGCTGCCGTCACCGCATACATAACATTTTTCGCATTCCCGGAGGTGGATATGCCTAACAATACATCTCCCTTTTTTCCATATCCGCAGGTTTGCTGGGCGTAGATCAATTCCCCGTCCACATCGTTTAAAAATGCCGTGGAAAGACTGGAATGACCGGTCAGGGCAATGGCAGGAAGTCCTCCCTGTAGCTTTTCTCCCAATTCTTTTCCAAGATGAGGGTCTGCTTCTAACAGTCTACCGGCAAACTCCTCTGAAACCGGGCGGCGTTTTACAAAGCCTTTCATCAGTTCCCCCACAATATGCTCTGCATCGGCACAGCTTCCGCCGTTTCCGGCGATCAAAAGCTTCCCGCCGTTTTCATAGCATGTTACAAGAATCCCGTAAGCTTCCCTGATCTGTGACTTTACACAGTCCAGCACAGGGTAACGTTCCATAAGCTCTTCTAAATAGTTCATAGGTTCCATCATTTCCACTCTCCTTCTCTATTCAGTATCCAGTCCACCGCTTCTTTCATGGTAGGGGCATAGGAATCAAAGAAATTCCTTCTCTCTTCCTCGGTCAGCCCGCTGTATAATTCCTTTCCGTACCCGGTTCCCACCAAAACCGTGCCCACTCCGTATCTTCTTCCTGCTTCCGTATCCAGAAGCTTGTCTCCGATCATGTAGGAATGGGACTTGTCCACCGGAAAGCAAGACTCAGCCATCTCAAACATCCCGATATCCGGCTTCCGGCAATGGCATTCCCGGCCGTATTCTCCGATTCCGTGTACCGGATGATGGGGGCAGTAATAAAATCGGTCGATAAAGGCTCCTTTCTTTGAAAGAAGGCTGTTTAAGTATTCATGGAGAGCATTCACATCCCCTTCACCATAATAGCCCCTTGCCACTCCGGCCTGGTTGGTGACCACCACAAGCTTGAATCCCTGCTCCCTAAGCCGACTTAAGGCTTCCGGCACTCCGGGAAGGATCACCAGATCCTCAGGCCGGTGCAAATATTCCACTTCTTCATTGATGGTTCCGTCCCGGTCTAAAAATACGATTCTGTCCACGGTCCTTCCCTCCTTTTACCGCCCGTTATCCGGCCCTATAGCGGAAAATGGTATTCACCTCCCGGTATGGCCACCCGGATTTCCTTGTAATCCCACCGCGATTCATCCGTGATCCAGGCCTGGGCCCCCCGCAGCTCAAAGTTCCAGTCCGTAAGCTGTCCGCCTACGGCTTCCATGCGCGCAGCCACCTTATGGCGGACATTATAGGGACAGTACACCAGAAGGAATCCGCCGCCGCCTGCTCCCAGAAGCTTTCCTCCAAGAGCACCCGCCTTTAATGCTTCCTCATAAAGCTCGTCAATCTGGGGAGTGGATATCTTGCTGCTCATGCGCTTCTTGCTTTTCCAGCCATAATCCAGAAGCTTTCCAAAGCTGTAAAGATTTCCTTTCAGCAGTTCATCCTTCATGGCATAGGCAAGAGCCTTTACCTCGCACATAGCATCAAAGGGATCCTTCTTTTCATAGTTTTTCACCTGGTCCTTTATAATGTTGGCGGATACGTGAATATCCCCCGTATAGCAAAGGAGCAGGTTATACTGCAGCTCATGAATGATCTCTTTCTTTATGCGGAGTGGGTTGACCACCACATTATTGCGTCCGTGAAACTCAATAAAATTAAAGCCTCCAAAGGTTGCAGCGTACTGGTCCTGGTATCCTCCGTCGATCTTTAAATCTTCTCTCTCCACCTGATAGGCTAAGTCTGCCAGGTAATAGCTGTCCATTTCCACCCCTTTCCACTTGGCCATGGCCGTTAAAAGAGCCACCATAACCGTGGATGAAGTGCCAAGGCCTGATCCTGGAGGGGCATCACACTGCAAATACACCTCACAGCCCTGCTTGATGTTCATCGCCTTTAACGCCGCCGTTACCAGATCCAGGCGTCCGTCATACACGTAATTTTCTGTGGTATTATACTTGACCGTCATGTCAAAGTCCAGGGAATGAACGATGATCTGGTCATCCTCCCGGGGCACAATGGAGCAATATGCATACTTATTGATGGTACTGCCGATAATTGCTCCTCCCTGTTCCACACAGAAGGGGGCTACATCGGTCCCGCCTCCGCCAAAGCTCACCCGCAGGGGAGCACGTCCTCTGATTACCATAAGCCAACCTCTCCTTTCTTCTTCCTGCCCATGGGTCCGGGCAGAGTCTCCCCATTTTAAGGGGTGTAATTACCTGCAAGGTGATTCTTCACGTCCCCGGCAAACCGGTAATAATCCTCAGGAATCCCGATATCTATGAAATAGCCGCCGCTAACGAAACCCCCCAGCTTTTTTCCTTCGGAAAGCCACTTTGGAATCATATCCTGTTCCAGCGAGACCTTCCCTTCCGGTATGTCATCAAGCAGCCTGCGCTTTAAATAATAAATGCCACCGTTTATGGTTCCTTTTCTGGTTTCTTCCGTTTTTTCATTAAAGGCTTTGAGCCAACCGTCTTCCAGAACGGCCTGCCCGTACCGGGATACATCAGGTACCTCCCGGAGCACAAGGGCCATATCAAGATCCCGCTCCATACTAAGAGACTTCAGTCTGCCGTAATCGATCTGGTAAAAGGTATCTGCATTTAATACAAGGAACCGGTCCTCTGTCACCTTAACCCCTGCATTTTTAATGGCTCCTGCGGTTCCTAACAGTTCTTCCTCATAAGCGTAGGAAACCCGGATGTCCCATTGAGACCCGTCTTTAAAATATTCTTCTACCATGGAGCCTTTGTATCCTACGGCAAATATGATTTCTGTCACCCCATGTCGGACAAGCTCCATTACCACATATTCCATAAACGGCTTGTCCCCGATCAGGGCCATTGGCTTGGGCCTGTCGCTTACCACGGAACGGAGCCTGGTGCCAAGTCCGCCTGCCAGTAAAACTGCTTGCATGTCTGTATCCTCCTGATACCACGTTGATTCGTTGTTCTATTATGAGTTGGCAGTGCAGCAGGTAAAACCCTGGTTTTACCTGCTCACGGGCATTCGTCCTATGAAATAAGGCATCAATGGATTATCTTATGTACGGGCACAACGAAACCCATTGATGCCTTATTTCGCACTGCTCATTGCTTTCCTGGATATTATATCACACATCTGCAAAACGATCCAGGGAGATCAGTTCTGTGGATGGCCTGCCCAGGAGCGGAGCTTGCGGCCCATGCAGTGGATGGCCTTTCTGGCTGCCATTGCAAAAAGAACCGGAAGGACCGCTCCCAGGACAAGATACAGAATATGAAGCTCCGGATAGGAGTGGGGGAAGCCTCCCTGGTTTTCCGCAGGCTCCAGTATAATCCGGGCATAAATCCTGTCACAGAGCTTAAATACAAGAAAATGAAGTGCCATGATGTCAAAGGAATATTTTCCAAGGAGGGCTGCTGCTTTTCCTGCCTTGGGGATCTTCTCCAGACATTTGGCCCCGTAGCAGCAAAGATATATGCCGGCTGCGGATATGATATAAAAATTGATCCCGCCAGGTATCTGATTGGCGGACAGCTCCACGCTCTCCCCGGTAAACACCAGGAAATAATAAAAAAGTCCTCCGCATGCGGCTGCGCCGTACCATGTTATGTATTTTTCCATGGGGATTTTCCAGGTCCGTACCGCATAACCGCCGTAATAAACCGGAATCACCAAAAGGGCCGTTTGAAGGTGGTAGCTTAAGAATATCTCCCTCCGGCTGATGGCGGCCCCAAAAAGTCCTGCAGCAATGCAGAGAGTTCCAGCCGCCCAGGAACGGAGGGAAGAAGGAAGATAGTTCCGGCAGAACCAGAGGATGACCGTAAATCCGGTTCCTGCCGCCAGCATAAGCGGTACAAACCACATGGCACCTGACGGTCCTTCCGGACACCGCAGGAACAGGGTGTTCGCCATGGCAAAAAGCATCTCCTTTTTGCCGTAGTAGGATTCAGAGGGAAAAAGCAAGCACCAGGAAAGTAGGTTATGTAATAAAACGAACATGCTCCCATAGGCAAAATAGGGCACCCACATATTCTTAAGTCGCCTTGCAAAGAAGTCAAAGGGGGCATCCCCGTAACGCTTTTCATTGTACAGATATCCTGAAATGAAAAAGAATATGGCCAGATGGTAATAATACACCGTCCGGATGGCGATCCCAAGGTTTTGGGAATGGCCGAATACAATGGATACGATCCCGATTCCCTTTAAAATATCCCAGAACTGAATCCGGTCTCTTTGATTCTCTTCCATCCAATCCCCTTCCTTTCCCGCCGCCTTCTCCTTTGCTCCGTTCTCTCCATACAAATATGACTTCCATATTACCACAACCGGGCCCCCCTCCGTACCGGCCATGATATAATTCATTGGCTGGTCCGGCCGGCACGGGGGGAATTAAACCTTATCCTGCCCTTTAAAAATCTTCTCCTATGACGTTCCAGGCCGCCTCTATGCTGTGATACTTTCGGATATAGTTCTGGGTTTCCAGGCACATCTGCCTGCACCTTGCCTTATCCTGATACAGGGAAATCACTTCCCCTGCAAAAGCAGCAGGTTCATCTCTCACTGCCATGACCTGGTCTGCCTCAGGGATGCCCTCTGCGCCAATGGAGGTAGTCACCACCGGAGCACCGTTATATAAGGCTTCAATGACCTTTCCCTTGACCCCTGCGCCGTAACGCAGCGGTACCACCACGACCCTGCAGCTTACATAAAGCCTCGCCAGTTCTTCCTCGGACACAAAGCCCTTTACAATGATCCCGTTGTCCGGCTGCTCCAAAGCCTTGATCTCATCCGTCACCCTGGAGCCAACAATATAGAAATGAATGGGCAGCTTTTCCCGGATCAAAGGGAATATTTCCTGAGCAAACCACAAAACTGCGTCTGCATTCGGCGGATGGGCAAATCCGCCTACAAACAAGAGCCCTTCCCTCTTTTCAAAGTCATCAGGAATCTGTTTTAGGAAGTTCTCATAAACATAGGCCACAATGGCCTTCACATGAATGGAGGGCTCGATTTCATGAATGGCCTCACGCTCCACATAGGACGGATAATAGGAGACTGCAGCCTTTCTCATCAGGCGAAGCTCCACGGACTTCCAGTATTCGGAGGACTCCCTTTTTTTCGGATCTCCGGTCAGCTCATACTCTCTGCCTTCTCTTAAGAAATGCAGATCATGGCCATAATAAATCATCTTAATATTTGTCTTATCTTTGAGAAAATCCATATATTTGGCAGCAATATGGGGGCGGTTTAAATAAGCCACCTTAATGTCATTTCCATGGTCCTTTAACCATTCCCAGATCTTTGCCTGGTATTCCCTGCCGTAAAGGATCTCAATCCCTATTTGCTGCAAAGCAGTGGAATAAGGTTCTTCATGAAGAAAATTGTCTCCCAGGAATTTCACCACATAGCCTTTTTCCAGAAACATTTTCAAATACTGGAAGGTGGTCTTGGATCCGGCATCCCTGTCATAGGTGGGAACATAATGGTCCACCACCAGAATGATGTCTTTTCCCTGGCTTCTCTCTCTGGCCCGGAAAACATCAGGATTTCCGTCGTTTTCACTCTGCTGCTTCAGTTCTTCCGCCCATTTCTCCCTTAGCTTACGGCCATTTTCCACCTGATACCGCTTAAGGCCGGAACCATTGACATCCGTTCCGTTGGAAATACCTTCAAAATGGATGACCTTGGACAGTGGCTGGTAGACCACCCGCAGGCCTGCCCTCCGCACTTCAAAGGCAAGGTCCGAATCTTCACAGTAAGCAGGGGCAAAACGGTCATCAAATCCTCCGATCCGTTTCCATAAGTCATTGGAAAGAAGGATGGCAGCCCCTGATATATAGTCCACATCTTTTACATAGTTGTATTCCGGCTTATCGGGATCATCAAGGCGTCCGTAATTCCAGCCGGAGCCGTCACGGAAGATGATCCCACCGGCCTCCTGAAGGCGTCCATCCGGATAGACCAGCTTGGAACCAACCATACCGATGGTGGGATCGGATTCGATTAAGTTCACCAGACTGCTTAACCACCCTTCTGTCACCTGGGTGTCATTGTTAAGAAACATAACATATTTTCCCCTGGCAGCTTTTGCGGCCTGGTT is a window of [Clostridium] saccharolyticum WM1 DNA encoding:
- a CDS encoding D-sedoheptulose-7-phosphate isomerase encodes the protein MEPMNYLEELMERYPVLDCVKSQIREAYGILVTCYENGGKLLIAGNGGSCADAEHIVGELMKGFVKRRPVSEEFAGRLLEADPHLGKELGEKLQGGLPAIALTGHSSLSTAFLNDVDGELIYAQQTCGYGKKGDVLLGISTSGNAKNVMYAVTAAKAIGMKTIGLAGKDGGQLKKAADVTIVAPETETFKIQELHLPIYHTLCLMLEERFF
- a CDS encoding D-glycero-alpha-D-manno-heptose-1,7-bisphosphate 7-phosphatase; protein product: MDRIVFLDRDGTINEEVEYLHRPEDLVILPGVPEALSRLREQGFKLVVVTNQAGVARGYYGEGDVNALHEYLNSLLSKKGAFIDRFYYCPHHPVHGIGEYGRECHCRKPDIGMFEMAESCFPVDKSHSYMIGDKLLDTEAGRRYGVGTVLVGTGYGKELYSGLTEEERRNFFDSYAPTMKEAVDWILNREGEWK
- a CDS encoding GHMP family kinase ATP-binding protein — its product is MVIRGRAPLRVSFGGGGTDVAPFCVEQGGAIIGSTINKYAYCSIVPREDDQIIVHSLDFDMTVKYNTTENYVYDGRLDLVTAALKAMNIKQGCEVYLQCDAPPGSGLGTSSTVMVALLTAMAKWKGVEMDSYYLADLAYQVEREDLKIDGGYQDQYAATFGGFNFIEFHGRNNVVVNPLRIKKEIIHELQYNLLLCYTGDIHVSANIIKDQVKNYEKKDPFDAMCEVKALAYAMKDELLKGNLYSFGKLLDYGWKSKKRMSSKISTPQIDELYEEALKAGALGGKLLGAGGGGFLLVYCPYNVRHKVAARMEAVGGQLTDWNFELRGAQAWITDESRWDYKEIRVAIPGGEYHFPL
- a CDS encoding nucleotidyltransferase family protein, with protein sequence MQAVLLAGGLGTRLRSVVSDRPKPMALIGDKPFMEYVVMELVRHGVTEIIFAVGYKGSMVEEYFKDGSQWDIRVSYAYEEELLGTAGAIKNAGVKVTEDRFLVLNADTFYQIDYGRLKSLSMERDLDMALVLREVPDVSRYGQAVLEDGWLKAFNEKTEETRKGTINGGIYYLKRRLLDDIPEGKVSLEQDMIPKWLSEGKKLGGFVSGGYFIDIGIPEDYYRFAGDVKNHLAGNYTP
- a CDS encoding acyltransferase family protein, with the translated sequence MVIWKSYLYGENGAKEKAAGKEGDWMEENQRDRIQFWDILKGIGIVSIVFGHSQNLGIAIRTVYYYHLAIFFFISGYLYNEKRYGDAPFDFFARRLKNMWVPYFAYGSMFVLLHNLLSWCLLFPSESYYGKKEMLFAMANTLFLRCPEGPSGAMWFVPLMLAAGTGFTVILWFCRNYLPSSLRSWAAGTLCIAAGLFGAAISRREIFLSYHLQTALLVIPVYYGGYAVRTWKIPMEKYITWYGAAACGGLFYYFLVFTGESVELSANQIPGGINFYIISAAGIYLCCYGAKCLEKIPKAGKAAALLGKYSFDIMALHFLVFKLCDRIYARIILEPAENQGGFPHSYPELHILYLVLGAVLPVLFAMAARKAIHCMGRKLRSWAGHPQN
- a CDS encoding glycosyltransferase, coding for MKKINFVKYNRTRREMFQIRTSLVEENGFPFVEKTALKPEGVAHIKSLGEKYQSLSAQNQRLKVAGVTISPDGGTARFDFLKGQTLSELLGKEIHEGRVSVSHMEEGISLITGVKENYIIPFVLTPEFEEVFGDLSQADESIKKDWAFKTSNIDCLFENIMVTEDGPYCLDYEWVFSFPVPVTFVKFRVLYYFYEQYKSLLTYDSIEAYMEEFGVETERLNTYEEMERRFQEYVHGENQQIYLVNYMHETHALPENMYGLSQVIDETKDHISQLEMELREKDVLISRQQEEKRLTDNHVTNQEMIIQTLRMDCDNMSEIIACLQKHQALAYRVRRKLGRIFNEKFPKGTRKRKLMFYAKDTVLHPLKSFRLYTTEEGRNLIEGDMKIGEAYRVQGKLRFVKEGHPMVSIIIPVYNQIHYTYACLASILEHTKDVVYEVIIADDVSSDATAELSKFTENVIICRNETNQGFLRNCNQAAKAARGKYVMFLNNDTQVTEGWLSSLVNLIESDPTIGMVGSKLVYPDGRLQEAGGIIFRDGSGWNYGRLDDPDKPEYNYVKDVDYISGAAILLSNDLWKRIGGFDDRFAPAYCEDSDLAFEVRRAGLRVVYQPLSKVIHFEGISNGTDVNGSGLKRYQVENGRKLREKWAEELKQQSENDGNPDVFRARERSQGKDIILVVDHYVPTYDRDAGSKTTFQYLKMFLEKGYVVKFLGDNFLHEEPYSTALQQIGIEILYGREYQAKIWEWLKDHGNDIKVAYLNRPHIAAKYMDFLKDKTNIKMIYYGHDLHFLREGREYELTGDPKKRESSEYWKSVELRLMRKAAVSYYPSYVEREAIHEIEPSIHVKAIVAYVYENFLKQIPDDFEKREGLLFVGGFAHPPNADAVLWFAQEIFPLIREKLPIHFYIVGSRVTDEIKALEQPDNGIIVKGFVSEEELARLYVSCRVVVVPLRYGAGVKGKVIEALYNGAPVVTTSIGAEGIPEADQVMAVRDEPAAFAGEVISLYQDKARCRQMCLETQNYIRKYHSIEAAWNVIGEDF